The Acanthochromis polyacanthus isolate Apoly-LR-REF ecotype Palm Island chromosome 2, KAUST_Apoly_ChrSc, whole genome shotgun sequence genome contains a region encoding:
- the traf6 gene encoding TNF receptor-associated factor 6, with product MACFESNKGSLEEDSYEGAVGGGLSSCALMMKKEEESLLSPSESPGTFISSSSNSLQAAAPLQGYDVEFDPPLESKYECPICLMALRNAIQTRCGHRFCKSCIEKSIRDTGQRCPVDNEMLSEDQLFPDNFAKREILSLTVRCPNSGCAEKMELRHLEIHLEQCQFATAPCSQCQQSVRKSHLEEHTTVECQRRPVSCPDCVASFVYEERELHEQQCPFASVKCQYCEMDLIRDQMESHCDTDCPKAPIACNFSIFGCKERMQRHNLAQHMQEFTQMHMRYMAEFLRGLSLNGTTPKPLWPLGPAVSAEDQGAAAPVSACGGPRGPTSCSSNCTQPSEEMQRLREMDGRLVKQDHQLRELIILKETQAGQLAELRRRVSMLEETVKELEAQQCHGIFIWRLRGFSAHLRNQEAGLPVVEHSPGFYTGRPGYKLCLRLHLQTPNAPRCSNYISLFVHTMQGAFDGQLTWPFQGTIRLAILDQGPECLHHMEVMETKPDLQAFQKPTNQRNPKGFGYVTFMHLHQLSQRAFVKDDTLLIRCEVTPRFDSTVHRDGPTVQPRGPEASLSRD from the exons ATGGCTTGCTTTGAAAGCAATAAGGGGAGTTTGGAGGAGGACAGCTATGAGGGAGCGGTCGGCGGAGGGCTGTCCAGCTGCGCCTTGATGATGAAGAAGGAAGAAGAATCCCTCCTCAGCCCTTCAGAGAGCCCCGGCACCTtcatcagcagctcctccaatAGCCTCCAGGCTGCTGCCCCTCTTCAGGGCTACGACGTGGAGTTTGACCCACCCTTAGAGAGCAAATACGAGTGCCCCATCTGCCTCATGGCCCTGAGGAATGCCATCCAAACGCGCTGTGGTCACCGTTTCTGCAAGAGCTGCATCGAGAAGTCTATTCG CGACACGGGACAGAGGTGCCCTGTGGACAACGAAATGCTGTCAGAAGATCAGCTTTTTCCTGATAACTTTGCCAAAAGGGAGATCCTATCGCTAACTGTTCGCTGTCCAAACTCTGGCTGCGCCGAGAAAATGGAGCTCCGACATTTAGAG ATTCATTTGGAGCAGTGTCAGTTCGCCACGGCGCCTTGCTCACAGTGCCAGCAGTCGGTGAGAAAGAGCCACCTAGAGGAGCACACAACTGTTGAGTGCCAGAGAAGACCTGTGTCGTGCCCAGATTGTGTGGCGTCTTTTGTTTATGAGGAGAGAGAG cTTCACGAGCAGCAGTGTCCCTTTGCCAGCGTGAAGTGCCAGTACTGTGAGATGGATCTCATCAGAGACCAG atgGAGTCTCACTGTGACACAGATTGCCCAAAAGCACCCATCGCCTGTAACTTTAGCATCTTTGGATGTAAAGAAAGG ATGCAGCGCCACAACCTGGCTCAGCACATGCAGGAGTTCACTCAGATGCACATGCGCTACATGGCGGAGTTTTTGCGCGGCCTCAGCCTCAACGGCACCACACCCAAGCCGCTGTGGCCGCTCGGACCTGCCGTTTCCGCCGAGGATCAGGGCGCCGCTGCACCGGTATCGGCCTGCGGCGGACCCAGAGGGCCCacgagctgcagcagcaactgCACTCAGCCCAGCGAGGAGATGCAGAGGCTCCGAGAGATGGACGGACGGCTGGTGAAGCAGGACCACCAGCTGCGGGAGCTCATCATCCTAAAGGAAACACAG GCTGGCCAGCTTGCAGAGCTCAGGCGCAGGGTTTCCATGCTGGAGGAGACGGTGAAGGAGCTGGAGGCCCAGCAGTGTCACGGCATCTTCATCTGGCGCCTCCGAGGCTTCTCTGCCCACCTGAGGAACCAAGAAGCGGGCCTCCCCGTGGTCGAGCACAGCCCCGGCTTCTACACCGGCCGCCCCGGCTACAAGCTGTGCCTCCGTTTGCACCTGCAGACCCCCAACGCCCCGCGCTGCTCCAACTACATCTCCCTCTTCGTCCACACCATGCAGGGGGCGTTCGACGGGCAGCTGACGTGGCCGTTTCAAGGGACCATCCGGCTGGCCATCCTGGACCAGGGCCCCGAGTGTCTGCATCacatggaggtgatggagacGAAGCCGGACCTGCAGGCCTTCCAGAAACCCACCAACCAGCGCAACCCCAAAGGATTCGGCTACGTCACCTTCATGCACCTGCACCAGCTGAGTCAGAGGGCGTTCGTTAAAGACGACACGCTGCTCATCCGCTGTGAGGTGACGCCGCGTTTTGACAGTACGGTTCACCGCGACGGGCCGACGGTGCAGCCTCGAGGACCCGAAGCGTCGCTTTCAAGGGACTAA